A genome region from Geobacter pickeringii includes the following:
- the dnaJ gene encoding molecular chaperone DnaJ yields the protein MAAEKRDYYEILEVHRNASDTEVKKAFRKLAIQFHPDKNPGDTEAEEKFKEITEAYEVLSDSQKRAQYDQFGHAGVGAGGFSSGGFGFGAGTPFGDIFGDIFGDIFGGRQRGRGRRGDDLQYNLELAFEEAAFGVEKEVQIPYGKRCGECGGSGAKPGTEPKVCPTCRGAGQVRFQQGFFSVSKTCGHCNGEGRVVENPCTSCRGTGMVRDTKTLSVKVPAGVETGTRLKLSGEGGQGIKGGGNGDLYVAISVREHPIFTREDNDVVCELPISFVQAALGCEVEVPTLDGTVSMKIPEGTQSGRIFRLRGKGVPQLQGYGRGDQLVVIKVETPSNLNKRQKELLEEFARISGEEVHPMKKGFFDKVMDIIS from the coding sequence TTGGCAGCAGAAAAACGCGACTATTATGAAATCCTCGAGGTCCACCGCAACGCGTCGGACACCGAGGTCAAGAAGGCCTTCCGCAAGCTGGCGATCCAGTTTCACCCCGACAAGAACCCGGGGGACACGGAGGCGGAGGAGAAGTTCAAGGAGATCACCGAGGCGTACGAGGTCCTCTCCGATTCCCAGAAGCGGGCCCAGTACGACCAGTTCGGCCACGCAGGGGTCGGTGCCGGCGGCTTCTCCTCCGGGGGGTTCGGCTTTGGCGCCGGCACTCCCTTCGGGGATATCTTCGGCGACATCTTCGGGGATATCTTCGGCGGGAGACAGCGGGGTCGGGGGCGTCGCGGCGACGACCTCCAGTACAACCTGGAGCTTGCCTTCGAGGAGGCCGCCTTCGGTGTCGAGAAGGAGGTCCAGATCCCCTACGGCAAGCGGTGCGGCGAGTGCGGCGGCAGCGGCGCCAAACCGGGGACCGAGCCCAAGGTCTGCCCCACCTGCCGCGGCGCCGGCCAGGTCCGGTTCCAGCAGGGGTTCTTCAGCGTCAGCAAGACCTGCGGCCACTGCAACGGCGAGGGGCGGGTGGTGGAAAACCCGTGCACCTCGTGTCGTGGCACCGGGATGGTGCGGGACACCAAGACCCTCTCCGTGAAGGTTCCCGCCGGCGTGGAGACCGGGACGCGGCTCAAGCTCTCCGGCGAAGGGGGGCAGGGGATCAAGGGGGGGGGCAACGGCGACCTCTACGTGGCGATTTCGGTCCGCGAGCACCCGATCTTCACCCGCGAAGATAACGACGTGGTCTGCGAGCTCCCCATCAGCTTCGTCCAGGCGGCCCTCGGCTGCGAGGTGGAGGTGCCGACCCTCGACGGGACGGTCTCCATGAAGATCCCCGAAGGAACCCAGTCGGGGCGGATCTTCCGCCTGCGCGGCAAAGGGGTGCCCCAGCTCCAGGGGTACGGCCGGGGCGACCAGTTGGTCGTCATCAAGGTGGAAACCCCCTCCAACCTCAACAAGCGCCAGAAGGAGCTCCTGGAGGAGTTCGCCCGCATCAGCGGCGAGGAAGTCCATCCGATGAAGAAGGGGTTCTTCGACAAGGTGATGGACATTATCAGCTGA
- the dnaK gene encoding molecular chaperone DnaK: MSKVIGIDLGTTNSCVAIMEGGEPVVIANAEGSRTTPSMIAFAESGERLVGQQAKRQAVTNPENTLFAIKRLIGRKYNTDAVQKDIKISPFKIVKADNGDAWVEVRGKQYSPPEISAMVLQKMKKTAEDYLGETVTDAVITVPAYFDDSQRQATKDAGKIAGLNVLRIINEPTAAALAYGLDKKKDEKIAVFDLGGGTFDISILELGEGVFEVKSTNGDTFLGGEDFDQKVIDWIADEFKKEQGIDLRGDKMALQRLKEAAEKAKCELSSSMETDINLPFITADASGPKHLMLKLSRAKLEALCADLIDKLEGPCRTALKDAGLSPSEIDEVILVGGMTRMPVVQKRVQEIFGKTPNRGVNPDEVVAIGAGIQGGVLKGDVKDVLLLDVTPLSLGIETLGGVMTRLIEKNTTIPCRKSQVFSTAADNQPAVTIHVLQGEREMSSDNKTLGNFELTGIPSAPRGVPQIEVTFDIDANGIVHVSAKDLGTGKEQSIRITASSGLSKEEIDKMVKDAESHAADDKKKRELIEARNQADTLVYSTEKSLNEYGDKIDAAEKQKIEDAVAALKKVMEGDDAEALKKASDELMQASHKLAEAVYAKAQAEGAQPGAEAAGEAGAGAKGEKVVDADFEEVKDDKK, translated from the coding sequence ATGAGTAAAGTTATCGGTATCGACCTCGGTACCACCAACTCCTGTGTTGCCATCATGGAGGGGGGGGAGCCGGTTGTCATAGCCAACGCCGAAGGAAGCCGCACCACGCCGTCCATGATCGCCTTCGCCGAGAGCGGCGAGCGCCTCGTGGGACAGCAGGCCAAGCGCCAGGCGGTCACCAACCCGGAGAACACCCTGTTCGCCATCAAGCGCCTCATCGGTCGCAAGTACAATACCGACGCGGTCCAGAAGGACATCAAGATCTCCCCGTTCAAGATCGTCAAGGCCGACAACGGCGACGCCTGGGTGGAGGTGCGCGGCAAGCAGTACTCCCCCCCAGAGATCTCGGCCATGGTACTCCAGAAGATGAAGAAGACCGCCGAGGACTACCTGGGCGAGACCGTCACTGACGCCGTCATCACTGTCCCGGCCTACTTCGACGACTCCCAGCGTCAGGCGACCAAGGATGCCGGCAAGATCGCCGGCCTCAACGTCCTGCGGATCATCAACGAGCCGACCGCCGCCGCCCTTGCCTACGGCCTCGACAAGAAGAAGGACGAGAAGATCGCGGTTTTCGACCTCGGCGGCGGGACCTTCGACATCTCCATTCTGGAGCTCGGCGAAGGGGTCTTCGAGGTGAAGTCGACCAACGGCGACACCTTCCTTGGCGGCGAGGACTTTGACCAGAAGGTTATCGACTGGATCGCCGACGAATTCAAGAAGGAGCAGGGAATCGACCTGCGGGGCGACAAGATGGCGCTCCAGCGCCTCAAGGAGGCGGCGGAGAAGGCCAAGTGCGAGCTCTCCTCCTCCATGGAGACCGACATCAACCTGCCGTTCATCACCGCCGACGCCAGCGGTCCCAAGCACCTGATGCTGAAGCTCTCCCGCGCCAAGCTGGAGGCCCTCTGCGCCGACCTGATCGACAAGCTCGAAGGCCCCTGCCGCACCGCCCTGAAGGATGCGGGGCTCTCCCCCTCCGAGATCGACGAGGTGATCCTCGTCGGCGGCATGACCCGGATGCCGGTGGTGCAGAAGAGGGTACAGGAGATCTTCGGCAAGACCCCCAACCGGGGAGTGAACCCTGACGAGGTGGTCGCCATCGGCGCCGGCATCCAGGGGGGGGTCCTCAAGGGGGACGTGAAGGACGTGCTGCTGCTGGACGTGACGCCGCTCTCCCTCGGCATCGAGACCCTCGGCGGGGTGATGACCCGGCTCATCGAGAAGAACACCACCATCCCCTGCCGCAAGAGCCAGGTCTTCTCCACCGCCGCCGACAACCAGCCGGCGGTGACCATCCACGTCCTCCAGGGTGAGCGGGAGATGTCCTCCGACAACAAGACCCTCGGCAACTTCGAGCTGACCGGCATTCCGTCGGCGCCCCGCGGCGTCCCCCAGATCGAGGTCACCTTCGACATCGACGCCAACGGCATCGTCCATGTCTCGGCCAAGGACCTCGGCACCGGCAAGGAACAGTCGATCCGCATCACCGCCTCCTCCGGCCTCTCCAAGGAGGAGATCGACAAGATGGTGAAGGACGCCGAGTCCCACGCCGCCGATGACAAGAAGAAGCGCGAGCTGATCGAGGCCCGCAACCAGGCCGACACCCTCGTCTACTCCACCGAGAAGTCGCTGAACGAGTACGGCGACAAGATCGACGCCGCCGAGAAGCAGAAGATCGAGGATGCCGTGGCTGCCCTCAAGAAGGTGATGGAGGGGGACGATGCCGAGGCCCTCAAGAAGGCGAGCGACGAGTTGATGCAGGCCTCCCACAAGCTGGCCGAGGCGGTCTACGCCAAGGCCCAGGCCGAAGGGGCCCAGCCGGGCGCCGAGGCGGCCGGCGAAGCGGGTGCCGGCGCCAAGGGAGAGAAGGTCGTCGACGCCGACTTCGAAGAGGTCAAGGACGACAAGAAGTAA
- the tolQ gene encoding protein TolQ, which translates to MTLFAGTGLVVKLVLIILIFFSVVSWAIIFFKLLQVNRANSESERFLEFFWKAKRFDAINAQLDRFTNSPLTVLFSEGYAELKRLVEKGDQKEEPDVVSTDLGGIDNISRALRRATTSEITRLEKYVTFLATTGSTAPFIGLFGTVWGIMTAFKGIGESGSASLAVVAPGIAEALIATAIGLVAAIPAVMGYNHFQHKIKVLIASMDNFSTEFLNIVQRTFARK; encoded by the coding sequence GTGACCCTTTTTGCCGGAACCGGCCTCGTCGTCAAGCTGGTGTTGATCATCCTCATCTTCTTCTCGGTGGTCTCCTGGGCCATCATCTTCTTCAAGCTGCTCCAGGTGAACCGCGCCAACAGCGAGTCGGAGCGCTTCCTGGAGTTCTTCTGGAAGGCCAAGCGCTTCGACGCCATCAACGCCCAGCTCGACCGCTTCACCAACTCCCCTCTCACGGTGCTGTTCAGCGAAGGGTATGCCGAGCTGAAACGGCTCGTGGAGAAGGGCGACCAGAAGGAAGAGCCCGATGTGGTCAGCACTGACCTCGGCGGGATCGACAACATCTCGCGGGCCCTGCGCCGCGCCACCACGTCGGAGATCACCCGGCTGGAGAAGTACGTCACCTTCCTCGCCACCACCGGCTCCACCGCCCCCTTCATCGGCCTCTTCGGCACCGTCTGGGGGATCATGACCGCCTTCAAGGGGATCGGCGAGAGTGGCTCCGCGTCCCTGGCCGTCGTCGCCCCTGGCATCGCCGAGGCGCTGATCGCCACCGCCATCGGCCTCGTGGCCGCCATCCCCGCCGTCATGGGGTACAACCACTTCCAGCACAAGATCAAGGTCCTCATCGCCTCCATGGACAACTTCTCGACGGAGTTCCTGAACATCGTGCAGCGGACCTTCGCACGGAAATAG
- the grpE gene encoding nucleotide exchange factor GrpE, with protein MDKKKHPSHPEAPHAEEQAAAPQTESASPNDAERIRELEERLVAKESEAAANWDKFVRERADLENYRKRTQKEKEELLKYGNESFVTEILPIVDSMERALSHASEESLSAVIEGVKMTHGMLVAALKKFGVTAVETEKGTPFDPAFHQAMCQVENTELPPNTVAEVFQKGYLLNERLIRPAMVSVTAASR; from the coding sequence GTGGACAAGAAAAAACACCCCTCCCACCCGGAGGCCCCCCATGCCGAAGAGCAGGCCGCCGCTCCCCAGACGGAGAGCGCGTCGCCGAACGACGCCGAACGGATCCGGGAGCTGGAGGAGCGGCTCGTGGCCAAGGAGTCCGAGGCAGCCGCCAACTGGGACAAGTTCGTCCGGGAGCGGGCCGACCTGGAAAACTACCGGAAGCGGACCCAGAAGGAGAAGGAGGAGCTTCTCAAGTACGGCAACGAGAGCTTCGTCACGGAGATCCTCCCCATCGTCGACAGCATGGAGCGGGCCCTGTCCCATGCCAGCGAGGAGAGCCTGTCGGCGGTGATCGAGGGGGTGAAGATGACCCACGGCATGCTCGTGGCGGCCCTGAAGAAGTTCGGGGTCACCGCCGTGGAGACCGAAAAGGGGACCCCCTTCGACCCCGCGTTCCACCAGGCGATGTGTCAGGTGGAGAACACCGAGCTCCCCCCCAACACCGTGGCGGAGGTCTTTCAGAAGGGATACCTGCTGAACGAGCGGCTCATCCGCCCCGCCATGGTTTCCGTGACGGCGGCTTCCCGGTAA
- the tolR gene encoding protein TolR: MEVGSRNNGDRGTMSQINVTPLVDVMLVLLVIFMVTAPMMQQGMQVNLPKAETKAMSAQEEAVVVSVDRSGKVFINSTEVAAGDLKTKLAAMVANRAKKEVFLKADRDVPYGDVVRTMAEIKGAGIERLGMVTEPAQRK, from the coding sequence ATGGAAGTCGGCAGCAGAAACAATGGCGACCGCGGCACCATGTCGCAGATCAACGTCACCCCCCTCGTCGACGTCATGCTGGTGCTCCTCGTCATCTTCATGGTCACCGCGCCGATGATGCAGCAGGGGATGCAGGTGAACCTTCCCAAGGCCGAGACCAAGGCGATGAGCGCCCAGGAAGAGGCGGTGGTCGTCTCCGTCGACCGGAGCGGCAAGGTCTTCATCAACAGCACCGAGGTCGCCGCCGGCGACCTGAAGACGAAGCTCGCCGCCATGGTGGCCAATCGGGCCAAGAAGGAGGTCTTCCTCAAGGCCGACCGTGACGTCCCCTACGGCGACGTGGTGCGGACCATGGCCGAGATCAAGGGTGCCGGCATCGAACGCCTCGGCATGGTAACGGAGCCCGCCCAGAGGAAATGA
- the hrcA gene encoding heat-inducible transcriptional repressor HrcA, which translates to MGAGLSERNKKILEAIIEDYIVTAEPVGSRAVARRHGLTLSPATVRNVMADLEEMGFLVSPHTSAGRVPTDKAYRFYVDSLLAVGTIDKAERERIRKRYSMAGRDIGAVLHETSKLLSSVSHYMGIVLAPRFSSTIFRHFEFVKLSGRRILAILVAQNGTVQNKLIESAEELSTDDLVRMSNYLNELLEGLHVSEVRAKILAEMQNEKVLYDTLLSRALKLSEQTIEDGGAQVFIEGQTNIFEQPEFTDARRMKEVFRAFEEKSQLIHLLDRSLSAEGVQIFIGAETRLNQVEGLSVITSPYLSGKNTLGVLGVIGPTRMGYGKVIPIVDYTAKLVSRLLEDE; encoded by the coding sequence ATGGGCGCGGGGCTCTCGGAGCGAAACAAAAAGATCCTCGAAGCGATTATCGAGGATTACATCGTGACGGCCGAACCGGTCGGCAGCCGGGCGGTCGCCAGGCGGCACGGGCTGACTCTGTCGCCGGCCACGGTCCGCAACGTCATGGCGGATCTGGAGGAGATGGGGTTCCTCGTCTCCCCCCACACCTCGGCCGGCCGTGTCCCCACCGACAAGGCGTACCGTTTCTACGTCGATTCGCTCCTGGCGGTCGGCACCATCGACAAGGCCGAGCGGGAGCGGATCCGCAAGCGGTACAGCATGGCGGGGCGCGACATCGGCGCCGTCCTTCACGAGACGAGCAAGCTGCTGTCGTCCGTCTCCCACTACATGGGGATCGTCCTCGCCCCCCGCTTCTCGTCGACCATCTTCCGGCACTTCGAGTTCGTGAAGCTGAGCGGCCGGCGGATCCTTGCCATCCTCGTGGCCCAGAACGGCACCGTCCAGAACAAGCTGATCGAGTCGGCGGAGGAGCTCTCGACCGATGACCTCGTCCGGATGTCCAACTATCTGAACGAACTCCTGGAGGGACTTCACGTCTCCGAGGTGCGGGCGAAGATCCTGGCGGAAATGCAGAACGAGAAGGTCCTCTACGACACCCTCCTCTCCCGGGCGCTGAAGCTCTCGGAGCAGACCATCGAGGATGGTGGCGCCCAGGTCTTCATCGAGGGGCAGACCAACATCTTCGAGCAGCCCGAGTTCACCGACGCGCGGCGGATGAAGGAGGTGTTCCGGGCCTTCGAGGAGAAGAGCCAGCTCATCCACCTCCTCGACCGGAGCCTCTCCGCCGAGGGGGTGCAGATCTTCATCGGCGCCGAGACCCGGCTGAACCAGGTGGAGGGGCTCAGCGTCATCACCTCCCCCTATCTCTCGGGAAAGAATACCCTCGGGGTGCTGGGGGTCATCGGTCCGACCCGCATGGGGTACGGCAAGGTGATCCCCATCGTCGACTACACGGCGAAGCTGGTCAGCAGGCTTCTTGAGGACGAATAG
- the hemW gene encoding radical SAM family heme chaperone HemW, with protein MAEPRSLYIHIPFCVRKCRYCSFVSVADAPLSPKEYTDLLLREMALRAGCSPTPPRAPTLYLGGGTPSLLPPEEVGRIVEAAGRLWGLESGAEVTLEANPGTVTPASLTGYRAAGVNRLSLGVQSFDDRMLVTLGRLHSGREAREAFDAARRAGFDSVGIDLIHSLPAQDIGHWREELRCAATLSPEHLSAYGLTVEEGTPFARLEAEGGLLLPDEEGAARMFEETAEILAAHGYEHYEISNYARPGRRSRHNQVYWRREGYVGFGAGAHSFLPAPRPGIRWKNPDDLARYGSLLAAGGLPDEEIARLTTRDAMGEWLFLGLRLLDGVEIARFGEEFGTALETVYGGELERLRAAALLEFTDTRLRLTRRGVLLSNQVFARFL; from the coding sequence ATGGCCGAACCGCGTTCCCTCTACATCCACATTCCGTTCTGCGTGCGCAAGTGCCGCTACTGCTCCTTCGTGTCGGTGGCCGATGCACCGCTCTCCCCCAAAGAGTACACCGACCTCCTCCTGCGGGAGATGGCGCTGCGCGCCGGTTGTAGCCCGACCCCCCCGCGGGCGCCGACCCTCTATCTCGGCGGCGGGACGCCGTCGCTCCTCCCTCCGGAGGAAGTCGGGCGGATTGTCGAGGCCGCCGGGCGCCTGTGGGGGCTCGAGAGCGGTGCCGAGGTGACCCTGGAGGCGAATCCCGGCACCGTCACGCCGGCATCCCTCACCGGCTACCGGGCGGCCGGCGTGAACCGCCTCTCCCTGGGGGTCCAGTCGTTCGACGACCGGATGCTCGTCACCCTCGGCCGGCTCCACTCGGGCCGGGAGGCCCGGGAGGCGTTCGACGCGGCCCGCCGGGCCGGCTTCGACTCCGTCGGGATCGACCTGATCCACTCCCTTCCCGCACAGGATATCGGTCACTGGCGGGAGGAACTGCGCTGCGCCGCCACCCTTTCCCCTGAGCATCTTTCCGCCTACGGACTCACCGTGGAGGAGGGGACCCCCTTTGCCCGCCTGGAGGCGGAAGGGGGGCTGCTCCTCCCCGACGAGGAGGGGGCCGCCCGGATGTTCGAGGAGACGGCGGAGATCCTGGCGGCGCACGGTTACGAACATTACGAGATCTCCAACTACGCCCGGCCGGGACGTCGCTCCCGGCACAACCAGGTCTACTGGCGGCGGGAGGGGTATGTCGGGTTCGGGGCCGGGGCCCATTCGTTCCTCCCCGCCCCCCGTCCGGGAATCCGCTGGAAGAACCCGGACGACCTGGCCCGCTACGGCAGCCTGCTGGCCGCCGGGGGCCTCCCCGACGAGGAGATTGCCCGCCTCACCACGCGGGACGCCATGGGGGAGTGGCTCTTCCTCGGTTTACGGCTGCTTGACGGGGTCGAGATCGCCCGGTTTGGCGAGGAGTTCGGCACGGCGCTCGAAACGGTCTACGGGGGGGAGTTGGAGCGTCTGCGTGCCGCCGCCCTCCTCGAATTCACGGATACGAGGCTTCGGCTCACCCGCCGGGGCGTTCTCCTCTCGAACCAGGTATTCGCCCGGTTTCTCTGA
- a CDS encoding carbon-nitrogen family hydrolase, whose amino-acid sequence MKRTVKAGAVQFTVRLGDVDANMAYVREALGRLAARGCSLAVLPEMWDTGYAYRELNELARRTPEVVAELGRLSEEHGMVIVGSLPEPHGERVCNTAYVLDRGRLLGSYRKIHLFSLLGEDRAFDGGENWLVVDTHVGRVGVFICYDLRFPELARRLAVEGAEIIVVPAEWPKPREEHWRALLRARAIENQLFVVAANCCGVQGKLDFFGSSLIIDPKGELLAEGGYEQCEISADLDFEQMEKWRQAIPCFADRKPEYY is encoded by the coding sequence ATGAAACGAACCGTCAAGGCTGGGGCCGTCCAGTTCACCGTGCGACTCGGGGACGTGGATGCCAATATGGCCTATGTCCGCGAGGCCCTGGGGAGGCTTGCCGCCCGGGGGTGCTCCCTGGCCGTCCTGCCGGAGATGTGGGACACCGGCTATGCCTACCGGGAGCTGAACGAGCTCGCCAGACGGACCCCCGAGGTGGTGGCGGAGCTGGGGAGGCTCTCGGAGGAGCACGGCATGGTGATCGTCGGCAGTCTGCCAGAGCCCCACGGAGAGCGGGTCTGCAACACCGCTTACGTCCTCGACCGGGGACGGCTCCTCGGCAGTTACCGCAAGATCCACCTCTTCTCGCTCCTCGGCGAGGACCGGGCCTTCGACGGCGGGGAGAACTGGCTCGTGGTCGACACCCACGTAGGGCGGGTGGGGGTCTTCATCTGCTACGACCTCCGCTTCCCGGAACTGGCCCGCCGGCTCGCCGTGGAAGGGGCCGAGATCATCGTAGTCCCCGCCGAATGGCCCAAGCCCCGGGAAGAGCACTGGCGGGCGCTGCTGCGGGCCCGGGCCATCGAAAACCAGCTTTTCGTGGTGGCGGCCAACTGCTGCGGCGTCCAGGGGAAACTCGACTTCTTCGGGTCGAGCCTCATCATCGACCCCAAGGGGGAGCTGCTGGCCGAGGGGGGGTACGAGCAGTGCGAGATCAGCGCCGACCTCGACTTCGAGCAGATGGAAAAATGGCGCCAGGCGATCCCCTGCTTCGCCGACCGCAAACCCGAGTATTACTGA